The Synergistaceae bacterium sequence GGCGACGAAGTTCTGTATCTCGCGCGCCCTGTCTCCGAGGACCCTGACCTCCTTCGCTGACTCCTCGGCGTTGACCGCTGCCTTCTTGGTGCTAGCCACGGCCCTTCCTATGGCCTTCACTCCGTCCTCTCCGGCCGTGCGGGCCTGGTCGACCTCTGCCGCCATGTCGGTGCTCTTCTGCGCGGATGACTGTGCGCCGCTTGCCACCTCCTCGACCGATGCGGTTATCTCCTCGGTTGCTGCGGCCAAATTCTCCATCTGGGACGATACGTCGTCTGCGCCCGCGCGGGACTCCTCGACCCCGGCGTTGGCCTCCTGCGCCAGGGCGGAGAACTCCTCCGCGGTCTCGCCGAGCCTATTCGCATCTCCCAGGATGTTCATGATAAACTCGCTCATCGCCCTCTCGATTGCGATGGTGCACTCCACCATCTCGGCTATCTCGTTCTTCCTGTAGTTCGTCAGCCAGGCCTTGGATGAGTCGAAGGTCACGTCCAGTTCGGCTATCTTGCGAAGGATGTCCATGACAGCACTCAGAGGCCGAACTATCGCCCTCTCGGTGAGGTACCCTGTCATGAGGCCGATCAGAATTGCTGCAATTGCTGTAATCAGAAGCAAACGCAAGGCCGCGCCTATGTGCCTCTCGCTCTCCTCGTTGGCCTCCGCGGCGGACTTTACGCAGTAGGCGGATAGGTCCACCAAGCCGTCGTTAAAGGCGTCCAGAGGCGCCTCGGCCGTCTCTACGTAGAGCCTGTACGCCTCCTCGTCGCGGTTCTGCTTCAGCAGCTTCATCACCTCGTCCGTGGCCCGACGATACTCGGCGAGATGGGAGTTGGTCTCCGCCAGCCGCTTGGACTCGTACTCGTCCAGATCCGCGTCGGCGTAGTTCTTCAGGTTTTCGTTGTTCAAAATCCTACGCCTCTCGATATCCTGCATGAGGGCATTATCCTCTGCCTCGTCCTGGGTGAGCATCATGAACAGCAGGTTACCCCGTATGACGTTGACGTTGGCCCTTGCGTCGTTCATCCACTGGATGGGGAGCAGCCCTCTCTCGTACATCATCCCCAGGTCCTCCCCGGCTGCGATCAGGCGCGTGTAGCCCACCCACGAGGCGATCGCGGTGAAAAGACAGAGCAGAATAGTGAGGAAGACTAGGCGCTTCCTGATTGTGAGGTTTCGATAAAAACTCATCATGCTGTATCACTCCTTGTATGGTTTTCTCCGTTGTCAAAAAGCATTACCGGAATAAGCAGTCCTTGACATGCGATAATGACCGTCGAAGTCAAAGAGGCTGCCGTCCGTAGGGCAAGACTGTGCGGATAGGGTGCCGCCAGCGCGGGCAACGCCCACCGTGAAACCGTTGCCGCGGTATTATATATGAGGGGGAAAACTTGATCAAGGAAAAAATATGACAAGAAAAGAA is a genomic window containing:
- a CDS encoding methyl-accepting chemotaxis protein, coding for MMSFYRNLTIRKRLVFLTILLCLFTAIASWVGYTRLIAAGEDLGMMYERGLLPIQWMNDARANVNVIRGNLLFMMLTQDEAEDNALMQDIERRRILNNENLKNYADADLDEYESKRLAETNSHLAEYRRATDEVMKLLKQNRDEEAYRLYVETAEAPLDAFNDGLVDLSAYCVKSAAEANEESERHIGAALRLLLITAIAAILIGLMTGYLTERAIVRPLSAVMDILRKIAELDVTFDSSKAWLTNYRKNEIAEMVECTIAIERAMSEFIMNILGDANRLGETAEEFSALAQEANAGVEESRAGADDVSSQMENLAAATEEITASVEEVASGAQSSAQKSTDMAAEVDQARTAGEDGVKAIGRAVASTKKAAVNAEESAKEVRVLGDRAREIQNFVA